TACTCACAACTTTTGAATCAAAACAACTCCTTTTATTAATCCTCGTAAGTGTTTAATGGTACCAGTCATTCAATCAAAAACTTCATGTGCATTTTTGAAATCCTGCAGTTTCAACTAGAATGGAGTCATCCTTGTTAAGGTTCGCATGCATCATAAGAATCTTTGGATCGTCCAGAGGAACATTTAGGAGGTGAATTTCTATGAGTGATACATTAAATTTGAGTCTCACCATAGGAAAAtaaattttcatttcttttacCTTTGTATCGTCGTAGGGAAAAGTCTTGTTTACTCAACACCCACTCAAAAGCACGATGAAAGGATTAGCTCTCTCTTTATTTCTTGAAATGTTATGCTTCAAAATGTGATAAGATTCATCACAACACCAAGCTTCATGGCACGTAAGATACTACTAAATATGTTCTCATGATTTCCGAGTAACATATTACAAAAACCAACTTCATAACAGCCTAGGCCCTTATACCAATTGACGCAAAAAATAGAGTACCAACGGGACGTCGAAATGAGTGAGCACAAGATGTTAGCACAAGTAAGATCAAGTAGGAACTCTTCACCTTATGATTGTATCCAAGGAATATTAGAAGCAAAAGAGCAGCAGAGAGAACTCCTCCAAACGATAGATTAGTCAGAAAAATTTGTTCGGCAATcaaaattttttcatcatacatGGTAGAAATGTACGGCATAGAAGGGACCTCCAAGTTCATGCATTATATGTTAATCACAATTATCTAGAGCTAAACATGTTCTTGAAAGAAATTTAACTTTTGATCAACCACCAATGATAACCAaagaaaaatttgaaaatggaagaaaaaaagaacttcAGAAATTTGAATGATAAGAGGACCTCAAGATGGAATTGGGCTCaaagtagaagaaaaagaatctGTGTACTTGatcaccaatatatatatatatatatatatatatatatatatatatatatatacatatatgttcaTTGATTTGTACCGTCGGATTTGCATCATGGATTTGATTTTGCATGAGATgacatattttatatgatttccgATATCAACATACTTGTATGATTATTATATATAGATAGTAATTAAAATATGGTTTGGACTAACCCATCATGAAATGGCCTCCACGAGCTTACGTGTGGGACAACCTCCACGAGCTTATATGTAGATAGTCTCTACAGACTTATGTGTAAGATTTTGTTTAGCAGTTTTGGATTGgatcatgatcttggttagtttAAAGTCGGAGAAATATTGTTATGAAACTTACAAATTAAGATAATAAGAAATAGATGACATGACATATAAAATTGTTGTTGAATAATTGGTtaaatttgaaatatatatatatatatatatgtgtgtgtgtgtgtgtgtgtgtgtgtggacaCACACaccgatgaacatttgaaattTTCTAATTAAGCCAATTgattatttaattatattagtgattaaattaattattaattgttgtttcaattttttggtattatttgaatattgTTCCTCTTAAGCCTTGCATGTCCGCTCTAAAGATTATCATGTGGTCGATCCGGATGACAAATTCAAGGGATGGCAATAGTAAAATTGGATCTCGGCAACCCTCATATTTCAGGTCCTCACTCGAAAGAGGGCacggtctcttttttttttttcgaaaaaatgCATCAAGGAATATCGTCCTCTTTAATTCACATGTACTGAAGAACAGTGTCGGTCGGTTATCGGTCATCCGCTCCAAAACTAGTGTAAATGCAAATGGGTTAAAAACAAAACTTCCAAAACAAAGTTGTATGTCGGCACCTTTTCTAGTGGTTGGGGTTGTATCTTTAGCGCGAAGGCACGATTCACTTTCCGTCGCgcgaatccaccgttggatTACCTACTGGTCGCTTTACGATCTGTGCAAGCTGAGAATGCCCGAGTTCGGAGTGGTTTGAGAGCTGTGTGGTAGTTGATCCAACGGTTGATACGGAAGCCGAATCCTTCCTCCGCGCGAAAGATACCACCTTTTCCCCCTTATCTAGATGCATGCGCGGGGCCCCTGCGAACTCGGTGGCGTTCGGAATGCCCCATGAGCAGCCTCGACCCTAAAATATCtggttatctttttttttttattattattatttttgataaatacgGCAATTTATATAGATCTGGTAATCTTTTTACTCATCGTTCGTGTCCATTATGCCATGCCaggtttttccccctttttttgccAGGTCTTTTTGCAGCACGTCATAGGATCCGTGAATCTTAACGCCTCAAATTATAATGTGAGGGACGCGAGTCGGCAAGTCGTGGAATGCTCCTTACAGTAGGAAAGactagaaaaaagaagaaagccaCCACCAACAAAACTTTTTCCGTGCACAATTTTGAGttatttatttctttgtttCTGTTTTCAGATGCATACATTTGCATGTCCAGACGCAGAGCAATCAAATCTCAAAATCAAAAACAATCCCCATAGTTGAATAACTACAGTTTTTGAAAACATTTTATTGCATGGGCGTAGTTGAACCAACTTCGACTGCCGTTTCGGTCCTCCCCAAAACACAAATTAACCAACCAAGAACCAGAACACTTTACGGCATTAATTCCACCTCCTACCGTACGTGAATCAGAACAGCGGGCAATTGAGCCGTGGAGTCGGGACAGCGACAAGCCGGACCGCCTTGGGAGCGGTGAGCCCGAACACATCGCCCATGTCGAGCTCGCTCGGCTTCATCCCGTCTGGCAGAGACCAATTGAAGCAGTGCATGAGCTGCGCCACCGCCAACTCCAACGCGTGCAGCCCCAGCTGCATCCCCGGGCATGACCGCCGGCCCGAGCCGAACGGCAGGAGCTCGAAGTAGTTCCCCCTGAAGTCGACGCCAGCACCGTCGCCATCAGGGGTGAACCTCGACGGCCGGAACGTCTCGGCGTCCTTCCATGATGACTTGTCACGGCCGATGGCCCAGACGTTGATCATGACTCTTGATTTCTTTGGGATGGAGTAGCCGGCGACCTCGCTGTCCTCGGCAGTCTcgtggaggaggagggggatggGAGGGTGGAGGCGGAGGGTCTCTTTGATGACGCACTTGAAGTAGGACAGCTTGTCGAGGTCGCTCTCCTGGACCTTGCGGTCAAGTCCCACCACGTCGGCCAGCTCTTGCTGCACCCGCTTTAGCTCCTTCGTGTTCCTCATTAGCTCTGCCATGGCCCACTCAATCGCGGAGGCCACCGTCTCCGTGCCGCCGAACATCACATCCTGCTCCATTCAGTGAATTAGTTCAATATTTGAAAGTCAGCCGTgagactgaaaaaaaaaaaaacttttcagaaaaaaaaacgtAAAACGATGGCTAAAAAAATACtagaaaaaggagagaagaagcTTCATAGTTTCAAACTGGAGACTTATCGGTGTCCTGCggtattttcatcaaaaaaataaaacagtaTCCTGTAGTCGCAAGAAACCAGAGAATTGCGGTTAGTGTGAATTTTAAGCATGGAAAAGGGTGTCTAAAAAAAGTAGTAGAGAAAAGGGAGAAGCAGCTCCATTGTTTCAAAGCTGGAGACTCATCAGTATCCTGTGGTAGCAAGGAACCGGATAGAATTGTGGTCTTTGTGAATTTTAAGCATGGGTGCGATATGGTTGGTTGACAAAAGAAAGAACGTGACAAGAATAAGTCTGGTTAGAGAATGAGAAAAGggcgagaaaaaagaaaagaaagtggaGGAAGTTTACACTTGGATGTGCTAAACAAGCGTTGGGAGAAAAATAGTTACAACGAAGGAGACTCCCCAGACTGTTGACGTACCATGATTATGGCCTTGATGTTATCCCTTGTGAGCTTCAGATTTCCATGGAGATCACCTGCCTCCCCACCTTTGCCCGCTGGAGAGTCCTCGAGGAACGCAAGCATGTCGTCGACCATGTCGGCATCCTCGGCGTCGGCCACCTTCGGGTTCGCCAAGTGCTCGTCAATAATCTTGTCGATGAAGCGGTCGAGGGCCCCCCGCGCCGCCTTGAGCCTCTTGTTGATCCCCTGCATGTCCATCCAGCTGAGCCAGGGGATGAAGTCGCCGATGTTGAACGCGCCGAAGAGCTTCGAGAACTCCTGGAGGATTCCGATGAACTCATCCTGGTCGTCATGGCTTTGTGACCCGAAAGCGGCCCGAAAGATGATGTTCTTGGTGAGGTTGAAGACGAGCTCGCCAAGGTTGATAGGTTCACCGCGTTTTTCAGAGGCAGCGCGGAGGGTGGTGTCGACCTCGTCGCGGACGGAAGCCCATGACTCGGCGCGCTTGCGGCTGAAGAGCTTCATGACACACAGCTTGCGCATCTGGCGCCAGAAGGGGCCGTAGTGGGCGAAGGCCATGTCGGCGCGGTCGTAGGTGAGGTAGGAGAtggcgatggtggccggccgGTTGGAGAAGACGTTGTCCTGCACCTGGAGGACTTGCCGGGCCATGTCGGGCGTCGACACGGCGAAGGCGTGGAGGAAGCCAAGGCGGAGGTGGCAGAGCCCGCCGAACTTGTCTGCAAGTTCGGCGAGGCCGCGGTGCGTCAGCTGGTCCATCATCAGCATGTTGCCGATGATCGGCAGCGGCTTCGGCCCTGGCGGAAACGGGAGCTTCCGCCGCTGCCGAAAAGAAAGTGCAAAGACGAGAGATAAAGGTAGGAGGAAGAACGTTAGGAAGCGTATGATGGTCGGCTCTTGTAGGCAATCCATGGTTACTGAAAAAAATGGAGAGGTGGGTCTCTAGGAGAGTTTTTGCTCTTCCCTAAGGGATAAAGAGGGTGGGAAGGCAATATATATAGTTTTATGAAACTGAAAGGGGTGGAGTTTTGAAGGAAAATGAATAAGAAAAGGTCAAGAAAAGAGGAGGTGAGTAATTTACCAAAAAAAGGTCGTCTTGGGATTTTTATTCTAAAAGGGcggatttttttagtttttggtAAAGCTTTGAGGggagattttactttagaagttGGGGCGAGATGGCTTGTGGATCCAAAAAGTTTCAGAGCTCACTCGGAGTAGAAGGCAATCAAAACAAAAGGAGGTTGTGAAAAAGTTAAGAACAGACTAGTTAGGCCTCTTATGGTACATCAAAGACAATGCCGTCTTCTGAACACCGCTATTCCGCTCTCCTAACCCCGGATCTTTCGGTGGTTATCCGAACTCTATTTCTCTTCCTTCTAAGATATCAAAACTTTATCAACGATGGAACGAGCCAAAACTCTGAAGTCTACCTTTGGCTgagagaaaaaaattcaaaaaataagaagaaaattaGATAAATCTAAAAAATAAGATTATTTTACAAAATAAGAGTTCCATGCATTTGAATGCATGGATAAGTTTGAAAATTATCCTATCATGCTATTATTTAGATGGAGAAATATATTTCAAAGAtaagtattatttttttctggACAAAGTTACCCTTCCACTATCTATAGAATGGTAATTGGAGGGATAAGGAGACCCAAAAGTAGGCAAATTTGCCAACCCTGTCGGAGCATGCATGCGCGCGTGAGCAATTCCTCACCCCAGTTTTTTTggtgtttgaatggaataggaCAAAACAACTAGCTTAGTTGTCCAAATGGGTCAGGTTTGTTTCTGAAAAACTAGGCCTATTCCGTATTTATCTAACGATTGGGTTGACAAAAACACAATCAAGTCCTGAAATATTGCAGAATTTCGGACCTGTGGGTTGGTATGCCTCCCAGCTGAGATGTCATCAACTCTATTCAGGTGAAATTCTGATATCACGGTATTAGGTTTAATTTGGTATGCCTCCCAGCTGAGATGTTATCAATTCTATTCAGGTGAAATTCTGATATCACGGTATTAGGTTTAATTTGATATGCCTCCCAGCTGAGATGTCATCAACTCTATTCAGGTGAAATTCTGATATCACGGTGTTAGGTTTAATTTGATATGCCTCCCAGCTGAGATGTCACCAACTCTATTCAGGTGAAATTCTGATATCACGGTATTAGGTTTAATTTCTCCCAGCTAAGATGTCATCAACTCTATTCAGGTAAAATTCTGATATCACGATACTAGGTTTAATTTGATATGCCTCTCAACTGAGATGTCATCAGGTGAAATTCTGATATCACGGTATTAGTttaatttgaataaatttgaatgCAAACTGACATTCCAGGTGCCTAGATCTTAGACCCTAGGCCGATGGACCTCACCTCGACTTGATCCATCCCACTTGTATCTAACCCCGGTTCTACCAACTTAATTCCTTCTCTACTCGCCACCTTTCCTTTCCCATCTGTCCTAACCAAGCCTTAGGATATATTCACATCAAGACAGAATCCGTACGCTGAAGGAATCTCTGAATCTTTTTCCAACCAAACTTGTACTAAGACATGATCCTACCAAATAGATCATTATGGACCCCGTCGGTTACATGCTTTGAACTTGTTGCAAAGATAATATCAAGTttaaaattatcaaaaaaaaaaaggtccagGTGGGTCCCATACGTCACACATATATATGGTGGGCGGCATATTTCACTACTAGTGCGCCAATACTGAGGAAGAGACATCTCTCCAAGAGTAACGCATGCAAATATTCCAACTTAGTTGTCTTGGGGCCCAAAGAGCCACAAGCCCACCATGCATCCATCCGTAATTTCTCAGCCTTCGATTAGTGGCCTAGCCTTTTCTCCAAGCCTACATCCGGACGGAGAAGGGTTGGTGCCGCCGGTGACATGGTGACATGCGAGCTGATGAAGGCAGCTCCTCACCTTTGGCCTGCTGTCTAGTCGTAAAGAGGAAATAAATAATCCGATGTGCTTGTTGATGATTGGGATCTCATAAGCTGCCAACAGGAGATTTTGCTTCTAAGTATAGCAAAAACAAAATCTGTGATGTTAAGTGGATTCTAGTCAGCATGATGCAGTAAATTGCTCCATTTAACAAACATGGGAAGTATGTATTATTTAGAAATGACTCTCGAAAATTTCTCACTTCCATTCAATTGGGACATGAATGTTTCCTTTATTTGTTCTTTGGTTACCCAAGTTGTACCTATTAGGATATGGGAGGTGGTAACCAAATTCATGAATGGATTGGACCGTATCtaagttttaaaataaaaacaaaatggaGGTGTGATCGAATCGGGCATGTTAAAATCACCGCTCGCCCCTCACATGTgggctggatttttttttaatgggtaAGCCCaacatatgaatttttttttaataatgggaTTAAAGAGTGCGGAGACAGAGTTCGGAATCGCTActtatctaaaagcttaagctgataggataagatagatttatttatatattttatattttcttacatggCAAGATAAGAATGCATGCCCTTCAAATtacaagggtgaaaaattgtctCGCAATTAAAAGTGGCATGGCTAGGTAAAAATAAAATCTTGGTGAACAATTATGACTAGCTAGTTAGATGTTTATATGATGGCAATTGCACATCTTGAGTCTGGTGAAACTATAACCAAGCAGCTGCTCATCTTGGCCCGCCTCAAGGGACTACCCTCCTTTGTCATAGTCATTACTTGTTCCGCAATGACCCACTACAGCTTCGCTATTGCTGATTGGATGTTGAGATTGGCCTCGAACATTAGGTGAGGCTTGCTAGCTGGTCGATACTTCACTATCTGCTTTATTTCTGGTCTTATGACATGGTGTGATATGGTCATAATGCCAATATTTAGTCATGTTCACGTTTAATCTTTTTTGACCtttctttttgatattttttctcATAATACTGGATCTTGCCTAGACGAACAGCATTGGCTCAATATCGCATCCCTGCCCAAACGATGTTCTGTTgttaatagtttttaattactttGAATATTTTCGCGTTATCCATGCAATTCTAAACTACTAGAAAATTTTGAGCATCTAATTTTTTGAAATCTCGATCGACACCGAAAGCCTAGTTGGCAATCCACTAATTTGTACCTAGAAATATTCATGGGATTTTTagttttgctgcattctcatcTTAGTTGGAACAGTATGATGAGCTGGTGAGATGAATGATGTGGCAACTAAAATGAGATGCTAGGTGTCATATATATATGGTGTCTGTGATCTAAGCCTCCTCTTAATTATTGTCACAAAAGTGCCAAAACTGTGTACAGTATCTGAACAGTAACATATGCTGATATGAGACCAACGTCAACATGACATGCCTTGCAATTCCCATCGCTTCCGCGTGGCCACTTTGATTTGGTGTCTTGGTCAAATCTCCGAGTTAGGCTGCGGGCCCAAACGTGGGTACcccccaaaaaaacaaaagaatcaaCCATTTCATGACACATGTCAGTGGCACTTAATTAGCCTCCTCTACTGCTGTTTACTGCTGCCTaccggaaaagaagaagaagaagaaaatctaATGAGTTTATCCTCCTCTTCTGCCTCTCTAGAAAAGTTTCAAAACATTTCAAGCAAATGACTTTGGAGAACATGCAACATTTCAAACTGATAGGCGTCGTCTCAAAAAACAAATCAGGCAAATGAAATGCATGGCCAAAGCTTCTTAATTTTTCCGTCTGTTTGCACGATCCGTTCAAAGTATCTGTTGTTTAAAGCACATAAATAACCATTTCATGGAAAGAAGACCCAAGAAACAAGCGGACAGCAATCTCATTTATTAAACCATGACTAGCCCAACGCTCTGTAGACCTGTGAGCCATGTGGACCCTTCTTGGCTTTTAGGGGAGAGGTTCTGAGTTATATCTTTGGTGTGAAAGCATGATTAGTCTTCTTTAGCCATGTCAACTATTGGATTGCATCCTGCATGGATCTTCTGTCCACCTGTACATATCTTGAAACGGATCTTGCGAATGCCAAAGATGATGAATcattctttcgcgcgaaagatacaacctaaATCCTTCGGAGAGTATTGGACTTAGCTAGGTCAAAGACTATCAACCAACAAAACAACAGCTCAAAAGTCATGCGCTGAAATAAATATGggtggttatgcattatatttgTGTTTTGCACAACTAAGAGCTATGCACAGTATGCCAAACACTATAAGTTGAATGGTAGGCGACAGATATTCATTTTCAAGATGGGTGATGTGTCGCTACCATCCAACAATATATGGTCTTATGCCGTGCAAAACATGCAATGCATAGGAGATATCTCATATTTATAGGGCGCGCAGTTGATTAAATGGCTACTATGTGGCCAATCACACTAAGACTGTTCTATGAAATTCTACAGGAGATTTTCagctcaattaaaaaaaaaaaatcatttggtCACCTGAGTATTTTGTTTATCAAGTAGCATGTTTAGTTTGAAGTGTAAATACTTTAGCCGGCTTGAGAACATGGAGTCATCAATTTATGATCTCACACATAGTTGAAGTGTAAATAATTCTATTAGCGATGTGAACTGACACAAAATAGCCTAAGAAGACTTGCGAGCATGTCCAACTAGTGGTTGCCTTGTGATGGATGACATGATCTGCCTTCCAATTCTAAGAGAGCCTTCAACTTGTGAACATCCATCCGGAATTTCCTAGCTTCGGTAATGATACAAGCTGTTACAAGTCAAAACAGATGAAGAAAAAGACTAGCGATTGAGTACTGAAGGCATCGAGTTAATGCCATGTATAGTTTGAAGACTTGAAGCGCCATGGCTCCGAGCCA
Above is a genomic segment from Phoenix dactylifera cultivar Barhee BC4 chromosome 2, palm_55x_up_171113_PBpolish2nd_filt_p, whole genome shotgun sequence containing:
- the LOC103708486 gene encoding cytochrome P450 84A1 — translated: MDCLQEPTIIRFLTFFLLPLSLVFALSFRQRRKLPFPPGPKPLPIIGNMLMMDQLTHRGLAELADKFGGLCHLRLGFLHAFAVSTPDMARQVLQVQDNVFSNRPATIAISYLTYDRADMAFAHYGPFWRQMRKLCVMKLFSRKRAESWASVRDEVDTTLRAASEKRGEPINLGELVFNLTKNIIFRAAFGSQSHDDQDEFIGILQEFSKLFGAFNIGDFIPWLSWMDMQGINKRLKAARGALDRFIDKIIDEHLANPKVADAEDADMVDDMLAFLEDSPAGKGGEAGDLHGNLKLTRDNIKAIIMDVMFGGTETVASAIEWAMAELMRNTKELKRVQQELADVVGLDRKVQESDLDKLSYFKCVIKETLRLHPPIPLLLHETAEDSEVAGYSIPKKSRVMINVWAIGRDKSSWKDAETFRPSRFTPDGDGAGVDFRGNYFELLPFGSGRRSCPGMQLGLHALELAVAQLMHCFNWSLPDGMKPSELDMGDVFGLTAPKAVRLVAVPTPRLNCPLF